The Girardinichthys multiradiatus isolate DD_20200921_A chromosome 24, DD_fGirMul_XY1, whole genome shotgun sequence genome has a window encoding:
- the LOC124861634 gene encoding R3H domain-containing protein 1-like isoform X3 — MRMSDIVNTETMRVSENADTVSPARDNATKSEVCDQSQSSKDEHASNNKKDIQPVKYSKSSTRLKLVRSLAVCEETFPLPIPEPSAAPQDGFLLPPFDNEERGTKDQAEKEGGGDKVDKPEKAPRKMLSRDSSQDYTDSTGIDLHEFLVNTLKSNPRDRIMLLKLEQDILDFISNNESQKRKFPPMTSYHRMLLHRVAAYFGMDHNVDPSGKSVVINKTINTRIPDQKFSEHIKDDRADDFQKRYILKRDNASFDREDSAIRMRLKADKRSKSMEEREEEYQRARERIFAHDGEHFLLDRSAQEEHACMSTLQRRQMFRLRAGHSGASRQSSSETDTLPRHGEPRPWSSTDSSDSSNRLAPRPAITKASSFSGISPGLIRGDSTASSKSTGKLSKTGSESCSSVGSSSSSLSRPQLPLPVSASSRSIVPSTPLSHRAVDTRGPGHPEAVKSNPSQLLPSASNATNYYMLPLETSGIPPGSVLINPYTGKPFMHPDGSAVVYNPAAGRVPQQGKTMPQPILAASQQQPANHIHSQPICPLQPSFERVHNPTVSYPLPPSQFLPVCPNQQYTVPEVLSAQFSHMTLSQHPSSDGGVSTPDGRHYPSLYNHHPSPVMLQGAPPPQVTGYMVAGPSGGHPGVLQGQHVPLPAPGPNHTYPGSNAGPAAFSALNQPLLQQHTYIQQPVQQQMSTCYCSSAHHPQCSNQQQQYRAPLNQLTYSCPQSQNLPQQQVHQAMMPNPASSYQTVVGVQPTPSLALTGNQQSNMANQMQGMMVQYPPIQSYQVSVPQQTYQQPVFVSCQPGQGPVAVSGMQPCYSLLPTNQHTTMSSTVSFLPAPMMEPLQFPQSSSPCVTQQHPGQQYAGLLPPAPGGGMVMLQMAAPPCQQPRAPSPCQRKQPSHKHSGPEQQRGRRPAELPQTPDNTQSSLPSSPALTPSPCQPPSIKGLSSGVSPIPVLSHHPQLPTAFIHSGQGEAHYSLLGQPLQYKPSIRPPLLHTAQMVTKHQGPLGVWRSGHGRKSSRKPLSSDLS, encoded by the exons GATGGATTTCTCCTCCCGCCCTTTGATAATGAGGAGCGTGGTACGAAGGACCAAGCTGAGAAAGAAGGCGGCGGCGACAAGGTGGACAAACCAGAGAAGGCGCCACGGAAAATGCTCTCAAGAG ATTCAAGTCAAGACTACACAGATTCAACTGGCATAGACCTCCATGAGTTCCTCGTCAACACGCTGAAGAGCAACCCCAG GGATCGAATCATGCTGCTAAAGTTGGAACAGGACATCTTGGATTTCATCAGCAATAATGA AAGCCAAAAGAGAAAATTCCCCCCTATGACATCCTACCACAGGATGCTGTTACACCGCGTAGCAGCCTACTTTGGCATGGACCACAATGTGGACCCCAGTGGAAAGTCAGTGGTGATCAACAAAACCATCAACACTAGAAT ACCCGATCAGAAATTCTCGGAGCACATCAAGGATGACAGGGCGGACGATTTTCAGAAACGCTACATTCTCAAACGCGACAACGCCAGCTTTGATCGCGAAGATAGCGCg ATCCGAATGCGTTTGAAAGCTGACAAGAGGAGCAAATCGAtggaggagagggaggaggagTACCAGCGAGCCAGAGAAAGGATTTTTGCACATGAT GGAGAACACTTCTTATTAGATAGAAG TGCACAGGAGGAACACGCATGCATGAGCACTCTACAGAGACGGCAAATGTTCAG GTTAAGAGCCGGCCATTCTGGCGCCAGCCGCCAGAGCAGCTCTGAGACGGACACGCTGCCCCGGCACGGCGAGCCTCGGCCGTGGAGCAGCACCGACAGCTCGGACAGCTCCAACCGGCTTGCCCCGCGGCCTGCCATCACTAAGGCCAGCAGCTTCAGCGGCATTTCCCCCGGCCTCATCCGAGGAGACAGCACGGCCAGCAGCAAGAGCACCGGGAAACTTTCTAAAACAG GTTCTGAATCGTGCAGCAGTGTCGGCTCCTCGTCCAGCTCTCTGTCTCGCCCCCAACTGCCCCTCCCAGTATCTGCCTCCTCGCGCTCCATCGTCCCCAGCACCCCCCTGTCCCACCGTGCCGTCGACACCAGAGGCCCTGGACACCCCGAGGCTGTGAAAAGCAACCCCTCCCAACTGCTGCCGTCCGCCAGCAACGCGACAAACTACTATATGCTGCCGCTAGAAACCTCAGGGATTCCACCCGGCAGCGTTCTGATCAACCCGTACACAG GCAAGCCTTTCATGCACCCTGATGGCAGTGCAGTAGTTTATAACCCGGCTGCTGGCAGGGTCCCACAGCAGGGGAAAACCATGCCGCAGCCAATCCTTGCAGCGTCGCAGCAGCAGCCAGCCAATCACATTCACTCACAG CCAATCTGTCCTCTTCAGCCGTCCTTTGAGCGTGTCCACAACCCAACGGTTTCTtatcctcttcctccttctcaGTTCCTGCCTGTCTGTCCTAATCAACAATACACTGTG CCTGAAGTCCTCAGTGCCCAGTTTAGTCACATGACCCTGTCGCAGCATCCATCCAGTGACGGCGGAGTGTCGACTCCAGACGGCCGTCACTACCCCTCCCTGTACAACCACCACCCATCCCCTGTGATGCTGCAGGGAGCTCCACCACCGCAGGTCACCGGCTACATGGTGGCAGGACCATCAGGGGGTCACCCAGGGGTGCTGCAGGGTCAGCACGTCCCACTCCCGGCACCGGGCCCTAACCACACATATCCTGGCTCGAACGCAGGCCCCGCCGCTTTTTCTGCACTAAATCAGCCCCTGCTTCAGCAGCACACCTACATCCAGCAGCCGGTGCAACAG CAGATGTCCACGTGTTACTGCTCATCAGCCCACCATCCACAGTGCTCcaaccagcagcagcagtatCGAGCTCCTCTCAACCAACTGACCTATAGCTGCCCTCAGAGCCAAAACCTGCCCCAGCAGCAAG TCCACCAAGCTATGATGCCAAACCCAGCGTCCAGCTACCAGACCGTAGTGGGCGTACAGCCAACACCCAGCCTCGCTCTCACTGGCAACCAGCAAAGCAATATGGCCAACCAGATGCAAGGCATGATGGTCCAGTATCCTCCAATACAGTCTTATCAG GTTTCTGTTCCGCAGCAGACGTACCAGCAGCCAGTGTTTGTGTCTTGCCAGCCAGGACAGGGGCCAGTGGCTGTCTCTGGCATGCAGCCCTGCTACAGCCTGCTCCCCACCAACCAGCACACCACTATGAG TTCAACAGTGAGTTTCCTTCCAGCCCCGATGATGGAGCCGCTCCAGTTTCCTCAAAGCTCATCTCCCTGCGTCACCCAGCAACACCCAGGCCAACAGTACGCAG GTTTGTTACCACCAGCGCCCGGCGGAGGTATGGTGATGCTGCAAATGGCTGCGCCCCCCTGCCAGCAGCCCCGGGCCCCCTCCCCTTGCCAGAGGAAGCAGCCCAGCCACAAACACTCGGGCCCTGAGCAGCAGCGAGGCCGCAGGCCTGCTGAGCTCCCTCAGACTCCTGATAACACCCAG AGCAGCCTGCCTTCGTCTCCGGCGCTCACTCCCTCACCCTGCCAGCCGCCCAGCATCAAGGGCCTCTCATCAGGCGTCTCCCCAATCCCCGTCCTGTCCCACCATCCGCAGCTCCCTACAGCTTTCATCCACAGTGGACAAG GTGAAGCACATTACTCTCTACTGGGTCAGCCTCTGCAGTACAAACCATCCATCAGACCACCGCTGCTGCACACTGCACAAATGGTGACCAAACACCAG ggTCCTCTGGGAGTTTGGCGTAGCGGTCATGGAAGGAAGTCCAGCAGAAAACCTCTGTCTTCAGACCTCAGT TGA
- the LOC124861634 gene encoding R3H domain-containing protein 1-like isoform X1, which produces MRMSDIVNTETMRVSENADTVSPARDNATKSEVCDQSQSSKDEHASNNKKDIQPVKYSKSSTRLKLVRSLAVCEETFPLPIPEPSAAPQDGFLLPPFDNEERGTKDQAEKEGGGDKVDKPEKAPRKMLSRDSSQDYTDSTGIDLHEFLVNTLKSNPRDRIMLLKLEQDILDFISNNESQKRKFPPMTSYHRMLLHRVAAYFGMDHNVDPSGKSVVINKTINTRIPDQKFSEHIKDDRADDFQKRYILKRDNASFDREDSAIRMRLKADKRSKSMEEREEEYQRARERIFAHDGEHFLLDRSAQEEHACMSTLQRRQMFRLRAGHSGASRQSSSETDTLPRHGEPRPWSSTDSSDSSNRLAPRPAITKASSFSGISPGLIRGDSTASSKSTGKLSKTGSESCSSVGSSSSSLSRPQLPLPVSASSRSIVPSTPLSHRAVDTRGPGHPEAVKSNPSQLLPSASNATNYYMLPLETSGIPPGSVLINPYTGKPFMHPDGSAVVYNPAAGRVPQQGKTMPQPILAASQQQPANHIHSQPICPLQPSFERVHNPTVSYPLPPSQFLPVCPNQQYTVPEVLSAQFSHMTLSQHPSSDGGVSTPDGRHYPSLYNHHPSPVMLQGAPPPQVTGYMVAGPSGGHPGVLQGQHVPLPAPGPNHTYPGSNAGPAAFSALNQPLLQQHTYIQQPVQQQMSTCYCSSAHHPQCSNQQQQYRAPLNQLTYSCPQSQNLPQQQVHQAMMPNPASSYQTVVGVQPTPSLALTGNQQSNMANQMQGMMVQYPPIQSYQQVSVPQQTYQQPVFVSCQPGQGPVAVSGMQPCYSLLPTNQHTTMSSTVSFLPAPMMEPLQFPQSSSPCVTQQHPGQQYAGLLPPAPGGGMVMLQMAAPPCQQPRAPSPCQRKQPSHKHSGPEQQRGRRPAELPQTPDNTQSSLPSSPALTPSPCQPPSIKGLSSGVSPIPVLSHHPQLPTAFIHSGQGEAHYSLLGQPLQYKPSIRPPLLHTAQMVTKHQGPLGVWRSGHGRKSSRKPLSSDLS; this is translated from the exons GATGGATTTCTCCTCCCGCCCTTTGATAATGAGGAGCGTGGTACGAAGGACCAAGCTGAGAAAGAAGGCGGCGGCGACAAGGTGGACAAACCAGAGAAGGCGCCACGGAAAATGCTCTCAAGAG ATTCAAGTCAAGACTACACAGATTCAACTGGCATAGACCTCCATGAGTTCCTCGTCAACACGCTGAAGAGCAACCCCAG GGATCGAATCATGCTGCTAAAGTTGGAACAGGACATCTTGGATTTCATCAGCAATAATGA AAGCCAAAAGAGAAAATTCCCCCCTATGACATCCTACCACAGGATGCTGTTACACCGCGTAGCAGCCTACTTTGGCATGGACCACAATGTGGACCCCAGTGGAAAGTCAGTGGTGATCAACAAAACCATCAACACTAGAAT ACCCGATCAGAAATTCTCGGAGCACATCAAGGATGACAGGGCGGACGATTTTCAGAAACGCTACATTCTCAAACGCGACAACGCCAGCTTTGATCGCGAAGATAGCGCg ATCCGAATGCGTTTGAAAGCTGACAAGAGGAGCAAATCGAtggaggagagggaggaggagTACCAGCGAGCCAGAGAAAGGATTTTTGCACATGAT GGAGAACACTTCTTATTAGATAGAAG TGCACAGGAGGAACACGCATGCATGAGCACTCTACAGAGACGGCAAATGTTCAG GTTAAGAGCCGGCCATTCTGGCGCCAGCCGCCAGAGCAGCTCTGAGACGGACACGCTGCCCCGGCACGGCGAGCCTCGGCCGTGGAGCAGCACCGACAGCTCGGACAGCTCCAACCGGCTTGCCCCGCGGCCTGCCATCACTAAGGCCAGCAGCTTCAGCGGCATTTCCCCCGGCCTCATCCGAGGAGACAGCACGGCCAGCAGCAAGAGCACCGGGAAACTTTCTAAAACAG GTTCTGAATCGTGCAGCAGTGTCGGCTCCTCGTCCAGCTCTCTGTCTCGCCCCCAACTGCCCCTCCCAGTATCTGCCTCCTCGCGCTCCATCGTCCCCAGCACCCCCCTGTCCCACCGTGCCGTCGACACCAGAGGCCCTGGACACCCCGAGGCTGTGAAAAGCAACCCCTCCCAACTGCTGCCGTCCGCCAGCAACGCGACAAACTACTATATGCTGCCGCTAGAAACCTCAGGGATTCCACCCGGCAGCGTTCTGATCAACCCGTACACAG GCAAGCCTTTCATGCACCCTGATGGCAGTGCAGTAGTTTATAACCCGGCTGCTGGCAGGGTCCCACAGCAGGGGAAAACCATGCCGCAGCCAATCCTTGCAGCGTCGCAGCAGCAGCCAGCCAATCACATTCACTCACAG CCAATCTGTCCTCTTCAGCCGTCCTTTGAGCGTGTCCACAACCCAACGGTTTCTtatcctcttcctccttctcaGTTCCTGCCTGTCTGTCCTAATCAACAATACACTGTG CCTGAAGTCCTCAGTGCCCAGTTTAGTCACATGACCCTGTCGCAGCATCCATCCAGTGACGGCGGAGTGTCGACTCCAGACGGCCGTCACTACCCCTCCCTGTACAACCACCACCCATCCCCTGTGATGCTGCAGGGAGCTCCACCACCGCAGGTCACCGGCTACATGGTGGCAGGACCATCAGGGGGTCACCCAGGGGTGCTGCAGGGTCAGCACGTCCCACTCCCGGCACCGGGCCCTAACCACACATATCCTGGCTCGAACGCAGGCCCCGCCGCTTTTTCTGCACTAAATCAGCCCCTGCTTCAGCAGCACACCTACATCCAGCAGCCGGTGCAACAG CAGATGTCCACGTGTTACTGCTCATCAGCCCACCATCCACAGTGCTCcaaccagcagcagcagtatCGAGCTCCTCTCAACCAACTGACCTATAGCTGCCCTCAGAGCCAAAACCTGCCCCAGCAGCAAG TCCACCAAGCTATGATGCCAAACCCAGCGTCCAGCTACCAGACCGTAGTGGGCGTACAGCCAACACCCAGCCTCGCTCTCACTGGCAACCAGCAAAGCAATATGGCCAACCAGATGCAAGGCATGATGGTCCAGTATCCTCCAATACAGTCTTATCAG CAGGTTTCTGTTCCGCAGCAGACGTACCAGCAGCCAGTGTTTGTGTCTTGCCAGCCAGGACAGGGGCCAGTGGCTGTCTCTGGCATGCAGCCCTGCTACAGCCTGCTCCCCACCAACCAGCACACCACTATGAG TTCAACAGTGAGTTTCCTTCCAGCCCCGATGATGGAGCCGCTCCAGTTTCCTCAAAGCTCATCTCCCTGCGTCACCCAGCAACACCCAGGCCAACAGTACGCAG GTTTGTTACCACCAGCGCCCGGCGGAGGTATGGTGATGCTGCAAATGGCTGCGCCCCCCTGCCAGCAGCCCCGGGCCCCCTCCCCTTGCCAGAGGAAGCAGCCCAGCCACAAACACTCGGGCCCTGAGCAGCAGCGAGGCCGCAGGCCTGCTGAGCTCCCTCAGACTCCTGATAACACCCAG AGCAGCCTGCCTTCGTCTCCGGCGCTCACTCCCTCACCCTGCCAGCCGCCCAGCATCAAGGGCCTCTCATCAGGCGTCTCCCCAATCCCCGTCCTGTCCCACCATCCGCAGCTCCCTACAGCTTTCATCCACAGTGGACAAG GTGAAGCACATTACTCTCTACTGGGTCAGCCTCTGCAGTACAAACCATCCATCAGACCACCGCTGCTGCACACTGCACAAATGGTGACCAAACACCAG ggTCCTCTGGGAGTTTGGCGTAGCGGTCATGGAAGGAAGTCCAGCAGAAAACCTCTGTCTTCAGACCTCAGT TGA
- the LOC124861634 gene encoding R3H domain-containing protein 1-like isoform X7 — MRMSDIVNTETMRVSENADTVSPARDNATKSEVCDQSQSSKDEHASNNKKDIQPVKYSKSSTRLKLVRSLAVCEETFPLPIPEPSAAPQDGFLLPPFDNEERGTKDQAEKEGGGDKVDKPEKAPRKMLSRDSSQDYTDSTGIDLHEFLVNTLKSNPRDRIMLLKLEQDILDFISNNESQKRKFPPMTSYHRMLLHRVAAYFGMDHNVDPSGKSVVINKTINTRIPDQKFSEHIKDDRADDFQKRYILKRDNASFDREDSAIRMRLKADKRSKSMEEREEEYQRARERIFAHDGEHFLLDRSAQEEHACMSTLQRRQMFRLRAGHSGASRQSSSETDTLPRHGEPRPWSSTDSSDSSNRLAPRPAITKASSFSGISPGLIRGDSTASSKSTGKLSKTGSESCSSVGSSSSSLSRPQLPLPVSASSRSIVPSTPLSHRAVDTRGPGHPEAVKSNPSQLLPSASNATNYYMLPLETSGIPPGSVLINPYTGKPFMHPDGSAVVYNPAAGRVPQQGKTMPQPILAASQQQPANHIHSQPICPLQPSFERVHNPTVSYPLPPSQFLPVCPNQQYTVPEVLSAQFSHMTLSQHPSSDGGVSTPDGRHYPSLYNHHPSPVMLQGAPPPQVTGYMVAGPSGGHPGVLQGQHVPLPAPGPNHTYPGSNAGPAAFSALNQPLLQQHTYIQQPVQQQMSTCYCSSAHHPQCSNQQQQYRAPLNQLTYSCPQSQNLPQQQVHQAMMPNPASSYQTVVGVQPTPSLALTGNQQSNMANQMQGMMVQYPPIQSYQQVSVPQQTYQQPVFVSCQPGQGPVAVSGMQPCYSLLPTNQHTTMSSTVSFLPAPMMEPLQFPQSSSPCVTQQHPGQQYAGLLPPAPGGGMVMLQMAAPPCQQPRAPSPCQRKQPSHKHSGPEQQRGRRPAELPQTPDNTQPAFVSGAHSLTLPAAQHQGPLIRRLPNPRPVPPSAAPYSFHPQWTR; from the exons GATGGATTTCTCCTCCCGCCCTTTGATAATGAGGAGCGTGGTACGAAGGACCAAGCTGAGAAAGAAGGCGGCGGCGACAAGGTGGACAAACCAGAGAAGGCGCCACGGAAAATGCTCTCAAGAG ATTCAAGTCAAGACTACACAGATTCAACTGGCATAGACCTCCATGAGTTCCTCGTCAACACGCTGAAGAGCAACCCCAG GGATCGAATCATGCTGCTAAAGTTGGAACAGGACATCTTGGATTTCATCAGCAATAATGA AAGCCAAAAGAGAAAATTCCCCCCTATGACATCCTACCACAGGATGCTGTTACACCGCGTAGCAGCCTACTTTGGCATGGACCACAATGTGGACCCCAGTGGAAAGTCAGTGGTGATCAACAAAACCATCAACACTAGAAT ACCCGATCAGAAATTCTCGGAGCACATCAAGGATGACAGGGCGGACGATTTTCAGAAACGCTACATTCTCAAACGCGACAACGCCAGCTTTGATCGCGAAGATAGCGCg ATCCGAATGCGTTTGAAAGCTGACAAGAGGAGCAAATCGAtggaggagagggaggaggagTACCAGCGAGCCAGAGAAAGGATTTTTGCACATGAT GGAGAACACTTCTTATTAGATAGAAG TGCACAGGAGGAACACGCATGCATGAGCACTCTACAGAGACGGCAAATGTTCAG GTTAAGAGCCGGCCATTCTGGCGCCAGCCGCCAGAGCAGCTCTGAGACGGACACGCTGCCCCGGCACGGCGAGCCTCGGCCGTGGAGCAGCACCGACAGCTCGGACAGCTCCAACCGGCTTGCCCCGCGGCCTGCCATCACTAAGGCCAGCAGCTTCAGCGGCATTTCCCCCGGCCTCATCCGAGGAGACAGCACGGCCAGCAGCAAGAGCACCGGGAAACTTTCTAAAACAG GTTCTGAATCGTGCAGCAGTGTCGGCTCCTCGTCCAGCTCTCTGTCTCGCCCCCAACTGCCCCTCCCAGTATCTGCCTCCTCGCGCTCCATCGTCCCCAGCACCCCCCTGTCCCACCGTGCCGTCGACACCAGAGGCCCTGGACACCCCGAGGCTGTGAAAAGCAACCCCTCCCAACTGCTGCCGTCCGCCAGCAACGCGACAAACTACTATATGCTGCCGCTAGAAACCTCAGGGATTCCACCCGGCAGCGTTCTGATCAACCCGTACACAG GCAAGCCTTTCATGCACCCTGATGGCAGTGCAGTAGTTTATAACCCGGCTGCTGGCAGGGTCCCACAGCAGGGGAAAACCATGCCGCAGCCAATCCTTGCAGCGTCGCAGCAGCAGCCAGCCAATCACATTCACTCACAG CCAATCTGTCCTCTTCAGCCGTCCTTTGAGCGTGTCCACAACCCAACGGTTTCTtatcctcttcctccttctcaGTTCCTGCCTGTCTGTCCTAATCAACAATACACTGTG CCTGAAGTCCTCAGTGCCCAGTTTAGTCACATGACCCTGTCGCAGCATCCATCCAGTGACGGCGGAGTGTCGACTCCAGACGGCCGTCACTACCCCTCCCTGTACAACCACCACCCATCCCCTGTGATGCTGCAGGGAGCTCCACCACCGCAGGTCACCGGCTACATGGTGGCAGGACCATCAGGGGGTCACCCAGGGGTGCTGCAGGGTCAGCACGTCCCACTCCCGGCACCGGGCCCTAACCACACATATCCTGGCTCGAACGCAGGCCCCGCCGCTTTTTCTGCACTAAATCAGCCCCTGCTTCAGCAGCACACCTACATCCAGCAGCCGGTGCAACAG CAGATGTCCACGTGTTACTGCTCATCAGCCCACCATCCACAGTGCTCcaaccagcagcagcagtatCGAGCTCCTCTCAACCAACTGACCTATAGCTGCCCTCAGAGCCAAAACCTGCCCCAGCAGCAAG TCCACCAAGCTATGATGCCAAACCCAGCGTCCAGCTACCAGACCGTAGTGGGCGTACAGCCAACACCCAGCCTCGCTCTCACTGGCAACCAGCAAAGCAATATGGCCAACCAGATGCAAGGCATGATGGTCCAGTATCCTCCAATACAGTCTTATCAG CAGGTTTCTGTTCCGCAGCAGACGTACCAGCAGCCAGTGTTTGTGTCTTGCCAGCCAGGACAGGGGCCAGTGGCTGTCTCTGGCATGCAGCCCTGCTACAGCCTGCTCCCCACCAACCAGCACACCACTATGAG TTCAACAGTGAGTTTCCTTCCAGCCCCGATGATGGAGCCGCTCCAGTTTCCTCAAAGCTCATCTCCCTGCGTCACCCAGCAACACCCAGGCCAACAGTACGCAG GTTTGTTACCACCAGCGCCCGGCGGAGGTATGGTGATGCTGCAAATGGCTGCGCCCCCCTGCCAGCAGCCCCGGGCCCCCTCCCCTTGCCAGAGGAAGCAGCCCAGCCACAAACACTCGGGCCCTGAGCAGCAGCGAGGCCGCAGGCCTGCTGAGCTCCCTCAGACTCCTGATAACACCCAG CCTGCCTTCGTCTCCGGCGCTCACTCCCTCACCCTGCCAGCCGCCCAGCATCAAGGGCCTCTCATCAGGCGTCTCCCCAATCCCCGTCCTGTCCCACCATCCGCAGCTCCCTACAGCTTTCATCCACAGTGGACAAG GTGA